One genomic segment of Microcella indica includes these proteins:
- the trxB gene encoding thioredoxin-disulfide reductase, whose translation MRQVIIIGSGPAGYTAAIYAARANLEPLLIASSVEFGGELMKTTEVENFPGFPEGIMGPDLMTRMQQQAERFGTEIVYDDVTELELGGDVKAVTLGNGDRHEALSIIYATGSAYRKLGLEDEERLSGYGVSWCATCDGAFFRQKTVAVVGGGDSAMEEATFLTRFADKVYVIHRSETLRASAAMQDRAMKDPKIEFLFNRSVQHIYGGDLVTGVGLVDTMTGEESTLDVSGLFIAIGADPRTHLVHGSLELTEHGTIAVEGRSSRTSVAGVFAAGDVLDPTYRQAVTAAGSGTVAALDAQHYLEGLTDELRAPVESVPA comes from the coding sequence ATGCGTCAGGTCATCATCATCGGGTCCGGCCCGGCCGGCTACACCGCCGCCATCTACGCCGCGCGCGCCAACCTCGAGCCCTTGCTCATCGCGTCCTCCGTCGAGTTCGGCGGCGAGCTCATGAAGACGACCGAGGTCGAGAACTTCCCCGGCTTCCCCGAGGGCATCATGGGCCCCGACCTCATGACCCGCATGCAGCAGCAGGCCGAGCGCTTCGGCACCGAGATCGTCTACGACGACGTCACCGAGCTCGAGCTCGGCGGCGACGTGAAGGCCGTCACCCTCGGAAACGGCGACCGCCACGAGGCGCTCTCGATCATCTACGCGACCGGCTCGGCGTACCGCAAGCTCGGCCTCGAGGACGAGGAGCGCTTGAGCGGCTACGGAGTCTCGTGGTGCGCGACGTGCGATGGCGCCTTCTTCCGCCAGAAGACCGTCGCGGTCGTCGGCGGCGGCGACTCGGCCATGGAGGAGGCGACCTTCCTCACGCGCTTCGCCGACAAGGTGTACGTCATCCACCGCTCCGAGACGCTGCGGGCCTCCGCGGCGATGCAGGATCGCGCCATGAAGGACCCCAAGATCGAGTTTCTCTTCAACAGGAGCGTGCAGCACATCTACGGCGGCGACCTCGTGACGGGTGTCGGCCTCGTCGACACGATGACGGGGGAGGAGTCGACACTCGATGTGAGCGGACTCTTCATCGCGATCGGCGCCGACCCGCGCACTCACCTCGTGCACGGCTCTCTCGAGCTCACCGAGCACGGCACGATCGCCGTCGAGGGTCGCTCCTCGAGGACGAGCGTTGCCGGCGTGTTCGCGGCGGGCGACGTTCTCGACCCCACCTACCGGCAGGCGGTCACCGCGGCGGGCAGCGGCACGGTCGCGGCTCTGGATGCCCAGCACTACCTCGAGGGACTGACCGACGAGCTGCGCGCTCCCGTCGAGTCCGTTCCCGCCTGA
- the murJ gene encoding murein biosynthesis integral membrane protein MurJ, producing the protein MSETPSPGEPAPEEPTAGAPTEGSSLRRASLMLASGTVVSRLLGFVSAVMLTQTIGALGSGANTFALANQLPNNIYAIIAGGVLSAVLVPQIVRAHSHADGGRAYLNRLITVGLVVFLLAAVIATLAAPALVALYASPADGATGRGFTEQELALATAFAYWCLPQVLFYALYTLFGEVLNARKVFGPFTWAPALNNVVTIGGLLLFGVLFDADVRDAGQWSPDMIAVLGGSATLGVVCQALVLLLFWRRAGLTFRPDFRWRGVGLGATGRAAGWVFAMIVVMQLGGLVQTRVASEAATADDASLMVMRTAWLLFMLPHSVVVVSMVTAYLTRMSARARDGDIAGIREDTRTASILTVLFMALAATGLIALSVPIARIFSAPAVDQIAIVIAAFAVGLVPFSAYFVIQRVLYALDDTPLAFWLQAAHTGFFVAGALACLALPTAWIVPGIGLVTSAAGAFQLVLGASTLSRRIGAFGMRTVWLRVLQSTGAGVLALVVGLLGSGALGAFTSGGFARETIPGAIVTIALVGLLVVIVYGLALWALRVPEATRLARHARERARRRR; encoded by the coding sequence GTGAGCGAGACACCCTCTCCCGGAGAGCCGGCACCCGAGGAACCGACTGCCGGGGCGCCGACCGAGGGCTCGAGCCTTCGACGGGCGAGTCTGATGCTCGCCTCCGGCACCGTCGTCTCACGACTGCTCGGGTTCGTGAGCGCCGTCATGCTCACGCAGACGATCGGCGCGCTCGGGTCGGGGGCGAACACCTTCGCACTCGCGAACCAGTTGCCGAACAACATCTACGCGATCATCGCGGGGGGCGTGCTGAGCGCGGTCCTCGTCCCCCAGATCGTGCGCGCTCACAGCCACGCCGATGGCGGTCGTGCCTACCTGAACCGACTCATCACGGTCGGTCTCGTCGTCTTCCTCCTCGCCGCCGTCATCGCGACCCTCGCCGCGCCCGCACTCGTCGCGCTGTACGCGAGCCCTGCCGACGGCGCGACCGGGCGAGGGTTCACCGAGCAGGAGCTCGCGCTCGCGACGGCGTTCGCGTACTGGTGCCTGCCGCAGGTGCTGTTCTACGCGCTCTACACACTGTTCGGCGAGGTGCTCAACGCCCGCAAGGTCTTCGGCCCCTTCACGTGGGCCCCCGCGCTCAACAACGTCGTCACGATCGGAGGGCTGCTCCTCTTCGGGGTGCTCTTCGACGCGGACGTGCGCGATGCGGGGCAGTGGAGCCCCGACATGATCGCCGTCCTCGGCGGCTCCGCCACCCTCGGCGTCGTCTGCCAGGCCCTCGTGCTCCTCCTCTTCTGGCGACGCGCAGGGCTGACCTTCCGCCCCGACTTCCGTTGGCGGGGAGTGGGGCTCGGGGCGACGGGGCGCGCGGCCGGCTGGGTCTTCGCGATGATCGTCGTGATGCAGCTCGGCGGGCTCGTGCAGACGCGCGTCGCCTCCGAGGCGGCGACGGCCGACGATGCCTCGCTCATGGTCATGCGCACGGCGTGGCTGCTGTTCATGCTGCCGCACTCCGTGGTCGTCGTCTCGATGGTGACGGCGTACCTCACGCGCATGAGCGCCCGCGCCCGCGACGGCGACATCGCGGGCATTCGCGAGGACACTCGCACCGCGAGCATCCTCACCGTTCTCTTCATGGCGCTCGCCGCTACCGGCCTCATCGCCCTCTCGGTGCCCATCGCGCGCATCTTCAGCGCCCCCGCCGTCGACCAGATCGCCATCGTGATCGCCGCCTTCGCCGTCGGGCTCGTGCCGTTCAGCGCCTATTTCGTGATCCAGCGCGTCCTGTACGCGCTCGACGACACCCCCCTCGCGTTCTGGTTGCAGGCTGCCCACACCGGGTTCTTCGTCGCGGGAGCCCTCGCGTGCCTCGCGCTGCCCACCGCGTGGATCGTGCCCGGAATCGGTCTCGTCACGTCCGCGGCGGGGGCCTTCCAGCTCGTGCTCGGCGCGAGCACGCTCTCGCGACGGATCGGCGCCTTCGGCATGAGGACGGTGTGGCTGCGTGTACTGCAATCGACCGGCGCCGGCGTGCTCGCCCTCGTCGTCGGGCTGCTCGGCAGCGGAGCGCTCGGCGCCTTCACCTCGGGTGGGTTCGCGCGGGAGACGATCCCCGGAGCGATCGTCACGATCGCACTCGTCGGCCTTCTCGTCGTCATCGTGTACGGTCTCGCGCTGTGGGCGCTGCGCGTGCCGGAGGCCACACGCCTCGCCCGCCACGCGCGCGAGCGAGCGCGCCGCCGCCGCTGA
- a CDS encoding ParB/RepB/Spo0J family partition protein, protein MATKRTGLGRGIGALIPTADGDRPVDVFFPQPAPAEGDLSAVPGARLAAIAPADIVPNPQQPRTEFDPEALEELVHSVREFGVLQPIVVRERAVASAGEPRYELIMGERRLRASTIAGLEAIPAIVRNTADDAMLRDALLENLHRAQLNPLEEASAYQQLLEDFGITQEQLAERLGRSRPQITNTLRLLRLPEAVQSRVAAGVLSAGHARAILSTGSVEAMARLADKIVNEELSVRQAEAAAQAVTGKGAAGGAAKRKPAAGGRQGQLNEIAERLGDRLDTRVAISLGQKKGTVVIDFATVADLNRILGELGEPGFR, encoded by the coding sequence ATGGCGACCAAGAGAACAGGGCTCGGCCGCGGTATCGGCGCACTCATCCCGACGGCCGACGGCGATCGACCCGTCGACGTCTTCTTCCCGCAGCCGGCACCGGCGGAGGGTGATCTCTCGGCGGTTCCCGGAGCCCGCCTCGCCGCGATCGCACCGGCCGACATCGTGCCGAACCCTCAGCAGCCCCGCACCGAGTTCGACCCCGAGGCTCTCGAGGAGCTCGTGCACTCGGTGCGCGAGTTCGGGGTGCTGCAACCCATCGTCGTGCGCGAGCGCGCGGTCGCGAGCGCCGGTGAGCCGCGCTACGAGCTCATCATGGGTGAGCGTCGCCTGCGGGCTTCCACCATTGCCGGTCTCGAGGCGATTCCCGCGATCGTGCGCAACACCGCCGACGACGCCATGCTGCGGGATGCTCTGCTCGAGAATCTGCACCGAGCCCAGTTGAACCCGCTCGAGGAGGCGAGCGCCTACCAGCAGCTGCTCGAGGATTTCGGCATCACGCAGGAGCAGCTGGCTGAGCGGCTCGGCCGCTCGCGCCCGCAGATCACGAACACCCTGCGCCTCCTGCGCCTGCCCGAGGCCGTGCAGTCCCGCGTCGCCGCGGGGGTGCTCTCGGCCGGTCACGCGCGCGCGATCCTGTCGACGGGGTCCGTCGAGGCGATGGCTCGCCTCGCGGACAAGATCGTCAACGAGGAGCTCTCGGTGCGTCAGGCGGAGGCGGCCGCCCAGGCCGTGACCGGCAAGGGTGCCGCGGGTGGCGCGGCGAAGCGCAAGCCCGCGGCAGGTGGTCGGCAGGGTCAGCTCAACGAGATCGCCGAGCGTCTCGGTGATCGCCTCGACACTCGTGTGGCCATCTCCCTCGGCCAGAAGAAGGGCACGGTCGTGATCGACTTCGCGACCGTGGCCGACCTCAATCGCATCCTGGGCGAGCTGGGCGAACCCGGCTTCCGCTGA
- the trxA gene encoding thioredoxin, producing MSTRDVTDATFESEVLQSEKTIMVDFWAEWCGPCRAVSPILDAIATENSEKIDIVKLNVDDNPETAMKYQITSIPAMKVFRGGEVVKTVIGAKPKPALEADLAEFLA from the coding sequence ATGTCCACACGAGACGTCACCGACGCCACTTTCGAGTCCGAGGTCCTGCAGAGCGAGAAGACGATCATGGTCGACTTCTGGGCTGAGTGGTGCGGCCCGTGCCGCGCCGTCTCGCCGATTCTCGACGCGATCGCGACCGAGAACTCGGAGAAGATCGACATCGTCAAGCTCAATGTCGACGACAACCCCGAGACGGCGATGAAGTACCAGATCACGTCGATCCCTGCCATGAAGGTGTTCCGCGGGGGCGAGGTCGTCAAGACCGTCATCGGCGCGAAGCCGAAGCCGGCCCTCGAGGCCGACCTCGCCGAGTTCCTCGCGTAG
- a CDS encoding D-alanine--D-alanine ligase family protein — translation MTGDSPRAERVIVLAGGISHERDISLRSGRQVADALAAHGLQVELRDPDASLLPSLMAQPPDVIWPTLHGASGEDGALRSLLEFLGLPYVGSSASATRLAWDKPTAKSLVGRVGVPTPHSITLTRDAFRELGAESVLDVVRGELPPPVAVKPAQGGSAQGVSLVDTDEELRRAMVLAYTYCDVALIEQRISGTEVCIGVIDTGDGPVALPPVEIEPLSGFYDFEARYNAGATRFYAPARIDAAVAERATEVALASHEALGLRHLSRIDLIIDGTGTPWFLEASVMPGLTETSTLALALDAAGHDVGWVYAELAQAAVRDARR, via the coding sequence ATGACGGGCGACAGCCCTCGCGCCGAACGCGTCATCGTGCTCGCGGGAGGGATCTCCCACGAGAGGGACATCTCCCTGCGCTCCGGCCGGCAGGTCGCCGACGCTCTCGCCGCGCACGGTCTGCAGGTCGAGTTGCGCGACCCCGACGCCTCCCTGCTGCCGAGCCTCATGGCGCAGCCGCCCGACGTCATCTGGCCCACGCTGCACGGCGCGAGCGGCGAGGACGGTGCTCTGCGCAGCCTCCTCGAATTCCTCGGCCTGCCCTACGTCGGCTCCTCCGCGAGCGCGACACGGCTCGCGTGGGACAAGCCCACGGCGAAGTCGCTCGTCGGCCGGGTCGGGGTGCCGACGCCGCACTCGATCACCCTCACGCGAGACGCCTTCCGTGAACTCGGTGCGGAGAGCGTGCTCGACGTCGTGCGCGGCGAACTGCCGCCCCCCGTAGCCGTCAAGCCCGCCCAGGGCGGCTCGGCCCAGGGCGTGAGCCTCGTCGACACCGACGAGGAGTTGCGGCGGGCCATGGTGCTCGCCTACACCTACTGCGACGTCGCCCTCATCGAGCAGCGCATCAGCGGCACCGAAGTGTGCATCGGCGTCATCGACACGGGGGATGGCCCCGTCGCGCTGCCTCCCGTGGAGATCGAGCCGCTCTCGGGCTTCTACGACTTCGAGGCCCGCTACAACGCGGGGGCGACACGGTTCTACGCGCCCGCCCGCATCGACGCCGCCGTGGCGGAGCGCGCCACCGAGGTCGCCCTCGCGTCGCACGAGGCCCTCGGCCTGCGCCACCTCAGCCGCATCGACCTCATCATCGACGGCACGGGCACGCCGTGGTTCCTCGAGGCGAGCGTCATGCCGGGTCTCACCGAGACCTCGACCCTCGCGCTCGCTCTCGACGCTGCTGGCCACGATGTCGGGTGGGTCTACGCCGAGCTCGCGCAGGCCGCCGTGCGCGACGCGCGCCGCTGA
- a CDS encoding PLP-dependent aminotransferase family protein produces the protein MTISREGTNLDPWYGHYAERTAGLSASEVRALFAVASRPEVVSLAGGMPAVSALPLDTVAASMERVMAERGPAALQYGSGQGTPELREHILEIMALEGIRAGVDDVVVTTGSQQALDLVAKLFLNPGDVVIAESPSYVGAMGIFRSYQSEVAHVPMDDDGMIPHALTERIASLRAAGRSIKLLYLIPNFHNPAGVTLSAERRLEILDIARKNDILIIEDNPYGLLWFDRPAPQAMRSVDDEGIVYLGSFSKTFAPGFRVGWALAPHAIREKLVLAAESAILSPSSLNQMIISDYLDRADWRGQVDVFRDLYRERRDAMLDALDHYLPDLTWTVPNGGFYVWLTLPGGLDSKGMLPRAVKELVAYTPGTAFYADGSGREALRLAFCYPEAAQVREGVRRLATVVRSETELLQTFSPTGPIETVHRPHASAPAPQSEPLHPAERGPR, from the coding sequence ATGACCATTTCGCGTGAGGGCACGAACCTCGACCCCTGGTACGGGCACTATGCCGAGCGCACCGCCGGCTTGAGCGCCTCCGAGGTGCGCGCACTGTTCGCGGTCGCCTCGCGACCGGAGGTCGTCTCCCTCGCCGGCGGCATGCCCGCCGTCTCCGCGCTGCCCTTGGACACGGTCGCGGCCTCGATGGAGCGTGTCATGGCCGAGCGAGGGCCGGCGGCTCTGCAGTACGGCTCGGGTCAGGGAACCCCCGAACTGCGCGAGCACATCCTCGAGATCATGGCCCTCGAGGGCATCCGCGCTGGCGTCGACGACGTCGTCGTCACGACGGGCTCGCAGCAGGCTCTCGACCTCGTCGCGAAGCTCTTCCTCAACCCGGGCGATGTCGTCATCGCCGAGTCGCCCTCCTACGTGGGAGCGATGGGCATCTTCCGCTCGTACCAGTCGGAGGTCGCCCATGTGCCGATGGACGACGACGGGATGATCCCCCACGCCCTCACGGAACGCATCGCCTCCCTGCGCGCGGCCGGGCGGTCGATCAAGCTCCTGTACCTCATTCCGAACTTCCACAACCCTGCAGGGGTGACTCTTTCGGCCGAACGACGCCTGGAGATTCTCGATATCGCGCGGAAGAACGACATACTCATCATCGAGGACAACCCTTACGGGTTGTTGTGGTTCGATCGGCCGGCGCCACAGGCCATGCGCTCGGTCGACGACGAGGGCATCGTCTACCTCGGCTCGTTCTCGAAGACCTTCGCGCCGGGGTTCCGCGTCGGGTGGGCACTCGCGCCGCACGCCATCCGCGAGAAGCTCGTCCTCGCCGCCGAGTCGGCCATCCTGAGCCCGAGCTCCCTCAACCAGATGATCATCAGCGACTACCTCGATCGTGCCGACTGGCGCGGCCAGGTCGACGTCTTCCGCGACCTCTACCGTGAGCGGCGCGACGCGATGCTCGACGCCCTCGACCACTACCTGCCCGACCTGACCTGGACGGTTCCCAACGGCGGCTTCTACGTGTGGCTCACGCTGCCCGGCGGTCTCGACTCGAAGGGCATGCTGCCCCGCGCCGTCAAGGAGCTCGTCGCCTACACCCCCGGCACGGCGTTCTACGCCGACGGCTCCGGCCGTGAAGCCCTGCGTCTCGCCTTCTGCTACCCCGAGGCGGCCCAGGTGCGGGAGGGCGTGCGCAGACTCGCAACCGTCGTGCGCAGCGAGACCGAGCTGCTGCAGACGTTCTCGCCGACCGGGCCCATCGAGACCGTGCACCGACCGCATGCGAGCGCGCCCGCCCCGCAGTCCGAGCCTCTGCACCCGGCCGAGCGGGGGCCGCGATGA